From one Paenibacillus terrae HPL-003 genomic stretch:
- a CDS encoding DUF1648 domain-containing protein: MRNRFNIYNVLSLLISALPFIIYFFMYPTMPRIIAIHYNFNNVADRFVDKSSPEVWLLCGLSLISFMIMLMFQPYLSRQFNSEKGSAIMKSLPGLFTILITLVFSIIGICFLLNASSMHL, encoded by the coding sequence ATGCGAAATAGATTCAATATTTATAATGTATTGTCCCTTCTTATTTCTGCTTTGCCTTTCATCATCTACTTTTTCATGTATCCGACAATGCCCAGGATTATAGCAATCCACTACAATTTTAATAATGTGGCTGACCGTTTTGTTGACAAATCTTCTCCTGAGGTATGGTTGTTGTGTGGACTTAGCCTCATATCTTTTATGATTATGCTTATGTTCCAACCCTATCTCAGTCGTCAGTTCAATAGTGAAAAAGGCTCTGCAATAATGAAAAGCCTGCCTGGTCTCTTTACAATTCTTATTACCCTCGTATTTTCAATCATAGGCATATGTTTTCTCCTGAATGCTTCGAGTATGCATTTATAG
- a CDS encoding SdpI family protein, translating into MENNYDLKKEFKKPWIQISILFIMLHFINSFILLPSMNPLKHPLAFFIVSSGAMIISFLIIVLYPKFSKHREQFSENNLIPYRKICSSMFVVLNFIFLFLMLLYSNAIYFSPLNIVLLVSAISHLTVGVTFTKLTPNRLIGLKFPWLLSNESAWKKTHRISAYIWIAFGLIGVALGLGQQVNEYVVLASFLPTVISLFISLLVRNK; encoded by the coding sequence GTGGAGAATAACTATGATTTAAAAAAAGAATTTAAAAAGCCGTGGATTCAGATTTCTATTTTATTTATTATGTTGCATTTCATAAATTCATTTATTTTATTGCCTTCAATGAACCCTCTAAAGCACCCTTTAGCTTTTTTTATTGTGTCATCAGGAGCGATGATTATCTCTTTTCTAATTATTGTCTTGTACCCAAAATTCTCGAAACATAGAGAACAATTTTCTGAAAATAATTTGATTCCATATCGTAAAATATGTTCCAGTATGTTTGTTGTTCTAAATTTTATTTTTCTTTTTTTAATGTTACTGTATTCAAATGCTATTTACTTCAGTCCCTTAAATATAGTTTTACTAGTTTCGGCGATATCGCACTTAACAGTAGGTGTCACATTCACTAAATTGACACCTAACCGTTTAATTGGTTTGAAGTTCCCATGGCTGCTTTCGAATGAAAGTGCCTGGAAGAAAACACATCGCATCTCTGCTTATATTTGGATAGCCTTTGGCTTAATAGGGGTGGCTCTAGGATTAGGACAACAAGTTAATGAATACGTGGTGCTCGCTTCTTTTTTACCAACGGTGATCAGCTTGTTTATTTCTCTTCTGGTTAGAAATAAGTAG
- a CDS encoding ABC transporter ATP-binding protein has translation MSYMKKYIYKRKFQLLQVIFLLFLSVLLSTPGPYYIKIIMDKVLIEKRIDILFPLICFIIVVAILQVLLSITQSYFSSSFIQKMMIDMREDLYRHIYRLDYMTYIRIPRGEYLTRITNDIEVVGQTCTSVVLNVLINSLTIVIYIGVTMYLNWKLTLIGIITIPFFVITIQLLSRKLHGLSMQLQENKSAILTSLDEDFAGMKHIKLKQGFKERYGVYSLHIKNYAKIFIRVTVWSNFFTCLSSLIALLGPVSILIAGTYLVHQGKITIGSLLAFYGYIGALYQPVSQISIILPQLEVMKASLTRIKEVLLFPVKEYLVEEKDLLNKNSIVFRDVSFITQEGNPLLNCISFRIDQGQTIRLNGASGAGKTTILNLLLGIIRPTTGKIFYGDSDLCTFSTDQIARRFAFVSQDFFLFNGTIMENIIFGLVDVDTEKVYEVCEGCGLHNEIMAFPSQYDTLVGPHGISLSGGQTQRLMIVRALLQYPGVLILDEATSELDLKNESLIFQNLHQNYPDTIIIIVTHKVNHEMKISAEFNLENGRISHMSSTL, from the coding sequence ATGTCGTATATGAAGAAATATATATACAAAAGAAAATTTCAGCTACTACAAGTCATTTTTTTATTGTTTCTTTCTGTGCTACTTTCTACACCTGGACCTTACTATATAAAGATTATAATGGATAAGGTTTTAATAGAGAAAAGAATTGATATTTTATTTCCACTTATTTGCTTCATCATTGTTGTTGCAATCCTGCAGGTATTATTGTCTATTACGCAGAGTTACTTTTCTTCAAGTTTTATTCAAAAAATGATGATAGATATGCGTGAAGATCTATATAGACATATTTATAGATTGGATTATATGACGTATATCCGAATACCAAGGGGGGAGTATTTAACCAGAATAACAAATGATATCGAGGTTGTAGGACAAACATGTACAAGTGTTGTTTTAAATGTTCTAATAAACAGTTTAACCATAGTAATATATATTGGGGTAACAATGTATCTTAACTGGAAATTAACATTAATAGGAATTATAACAATTCCCTTTTTTGTTATAACTATACAACTCCTTAGTCGGAAACTTCACGGATTAAGTATGCAACTTCAAGAGAATAAGTCTGCAATTCTAACCAGTTTGGATGAAGATTTTGCAGGTATGAAACATATTAAGCTAAAACAAGGTTTTAAAGAAAGATATGGTGTATATTCATTACACATTAAAAATTATGCAAAGATTTTTATTAGAGTCACCGTATGGTCTAATTTTTTTACCTGTCTATCTTCTTTGATTGCATTGTTAGGACCTGTATCTATTTTAATTGCAGGTACATATTTAGTTCATCAAGGTAAAATAACGATCGGTAGTTTGCTTGCCTTCTATGGATATATTGGCGCTCTTTATCAACCAGTAAGCCAAATTTCCATAATATTACCTCAACTGGAAGTTATGAAAGCTTCACTGACTCGGATAAAAGAAGTATTGTTATTTCCTGTGAAGGAATACCTGGTTGAAGAAAAGGACTTACTCAATAAGAATTCGATTGTTTTTAGAGATGTAAGTTTCATAACTCAGGAAGGTAATCCCTTACTAAATTGTATTTCTTTTAGAATAGATCAAGGGCAAACAATCCGCTTGAACGGGGCCAGTGGGGCTGGAAAAACGACAATATTGAATTTGTTGCTTGGTATAATAAGGCCAACAACAGGAAAAATTTTCTATGGGGACAGTGATTTATGCACTTTTTCAACGGATCAGATTGCTAGACGTTTTGCGTTTGTGTCACAGGACTTTTTTTTATTTAACGGCACAATAATGGAAAATATTATATTCGGTCTGGTAGATGTGGATACAGAGAAAGTGTATGAGGTGTGTGAAGGCTGTGGCCTGCATAATGAGATTATGGCTTTCCCCTCACAATACGATACTCTTGTTGGCCCTCATGGAATTTCGCTAAGTGGAGGACAAACTCAACGCTTAATGATAGTACGCGCATTGTTACAGTATCCAGGTGTCCTTATATTGGACGAAGCAACTTCAGAATTAGACTTGAAGAATGAAAGTCTTATTTTTCAAAACTTACATCAGAATTATCCTGATACAATCATCATAATAGTAACTCACAAAGTCAACCATGAAATGAAGATATCAGCGGAATTTAATTTGGAAAACGGGAGAATTTCGCACATGAGCTCTACATTGTAA
- a CDS encoding ArsR/SmtB family transcription factor, which produces MQDIFKAMADPTRREIISILIQQDLTVKEINKRINIPDSTLSHHLEILYRSGLVSKRRSGTFILYSASLSVLEEFIAFISLKFTKT; this is translated from the coding sequence ATGCAGGACATATTCAAGGCAATGGCTGATCCAACGCGTAGAGAAATTATTTCTATTCTTATTCAGCAAGATCTCACGGTAAAGGAGATTAATAAAAGGATAAATATTCCTGATTCCACGTTAAGCCACCATTTGGAAATTTTATATCGAAGTGGACTGGTCTCTAAAAGAAGATCTGGAACCTTTATCCTTTATTCTGCGAGTTTATCTGTACTTGAAGAGTTCATTGCATTTATCTCATTGAAATTTACTAAAACTTAA